A DNA window from Falco naumanni isolate bFalNau1 chromosome Z, bFalNau1.pat, whole genome shotgun sequence contains the following coding sequences:
- the LOC121081671 gene encoding avidin-like, which yields MLQATAFLLLFSLALVAPSLSAKKCVLTGHWINDLGSNMTILAVNGRGDFSGSYHTAVTATTNEIQVSPLQGSQHRSNQKSQPTFGFTVNWSFSDSVTVFTGQCFVDKEGKETLKTMWLLRSRVDNINDDWKATRVGINVFTRLQSQKE from the exons ATGCTGCAAGCAACAGCCTTCCTCTTGCTCTTCAGCCTGGCACTGGTGGCTCCCAGTCTGTCTGCAAAAAAG tgtgtgCTGACTGGACACTGGATCAATGACCTGGGCTCCAACATGACCATCCTGGCCGTGAATGGAAGAGGTGACTTCAGTGGCTCCTACCACACAGCTGTGACAGCCACCACAAATGAGATCCAGGTGTCACCGCTGCAGGGGTCCCAGCACCGCTCAAACCAGAAGAGCCAGCCCACCTTCGGCTTCACCGTCAACTGGAGCTTTTCAG ACTCTGTCACTGTCTTCACGGGCCAGTGCTTTGTGGacaaggagggaaaggagactCTGAAGACCATGTGGCTCCTGCGGTCGCGTGTGGACAACATCAATGATGACTGGAAAGCCACCAG GGTTGGCATCAATGTCTTCACCCGCCTGCAGTCCCAGAAGGAGTGA
- the LOC121081320 gene encoding avidin-like isoform X1 — MPMPLVPAAIQRGHASLRHTGHASHCVGKLEGGCGLALPKTPTQAPCPQCNLQGLWRNELGSNMTLSALDAVGTFSGSYHTAVAATDKQILVSPLQGSQQHTSAKGHPTFGFTVQWQFADSTTVFVGQCFVDRRGKETLETTWLLQEEVPSRKDAWKATRVGTSIFTRIK; from the exons ATGCCCATGCCACTCGTCCCGGCTGCCATACAGAGGGGCCATGCCAGCCTCAGACATACAGGGCATGCATCTCACTGTGTAGGCAAGCTGGAGGGGGGCTGTGGCTTGGCACTGCCCAAGACACCGACACAAGCCCCCTGTCCCCAGTGCAACCTGCAGGGCCTGTGGAGGAATGAGCTGGGCTCCAACATGACCCTCTCAGCCCTGGATGCGGTGGGGACCTTCTCAGGCTCCTACCACACTGCTGTGGCAGCTACCGACAAGCAGATCCTGGTGTCACCCCTGCaaggctcccagcagcacacGAGTGCCAAGGGGCATCCCACCTTCGGCTTTACCGTGCAGTGGCAGTTCGCAG ACTCCACCACCGTCTTTGTCGGTCAGTGCTTTGTGGACCGCCGTGGGAAGGAGACACTGGAGACCACATGGCTCCTGCAGGAAGAGGTCCCATCCCGCAAGGATGCCTGGAAAGCCACCAG GGTCGGCACCTCCATCTTTACCCGCATCAAGTGA
- the LOC121081320 gene encoding avidin-like isoform X2, which yields MGSPSCCLLLTLVLLSSCAAATRKCNLQGLWRNELGSNMTLSALDAVGTFSGSYHTAVAATDKQILVSPLQGSQQHTSAKGHPTFGFTVQWQFADSTTVFVGQCFVDRRGKETLETTWLLQEEVPSRKDAWKATRVGTSIFTRIK from the exons ATGgggagccccagctgctgcctcctgctcacCCTGGTCCTGCTTAGCTCCTGCGCCGCTGCCACCAGAAAG TGCAACCTGCAGGGCCTGTGGAGGAATGAGCTGGGCTCCAACATGACCCTCTCAGCCCTGGATGCGGTGGGGACCTTCTCAGGCTCCTACCACACTGCTGTGGCAGCTACCGACAAGCAGATCCTGGTGTCACCCCTGCaaggctcccagcagcacacGAGTGCCAAGGGGCATCCCACCTTCGGCTTTACCGTGCAGTGGCAGTTCGCAG ACTCCACCACCGTCTTTGTCGGTCAGTGCTTTGTGGACCGCCGTGGGAAGGAGACACTGGAGACCACATGGCTCCTGCAGGAAGAGGTCCCATCCCGCAAGGATGCCTGGAAAGCCACCAG GGTCGGCACCTCCATCTTTACCCGCATCAAGTGA